In the Micromonospora narathiwatensis genome, one interval contains:
- the rdgB gene encoding RdgB/HAM1 family non-canonical purine NTP pyrophosphatase, producing the protein MNKVLLATRNRKKLVELQRILDGALGAHRIALLGLDDVEAYPELPETGLTFGENALIKAREGCRRAGLPTIADDSGLAVDALNGMPGVFSARWAGRHGDDQANLQLVLDQIADLPDEHRAASFVCTVALVLPGGKEHLVDGRQAGRLLRAPRGDGGFGYDPIFLGEGQERTNAELTPEEKDAVSHRGKALRELAKLAAKVLPPVA; encoded by the coding sequence ATGAACAAGGTGCTCCTCGCCACCCGCAACCGCAAGAAGCTCGTCGAGCTGCAGCGGATCCTCGACGGCGCGCTCGGCGCGCACCGGATCGCCCTGCTCGGCCTCGACGACGTCGAGGCGTACCCGGAGCTGCCGGAGACCGGCCTGACGTTCGGCGAGAACGCGCTGATCAAGGCCCGGGAGGGGTGCCGGCGTGCCGGCCTGCCGACCATCGCCGACGACTCCGGGCTGGCGGTGGACGCGCTCAACGGCATGCCGGGCGTGTTCAGTGCCCGCTGGGCCGGACGGCACGGCGACGACCAGGCCAACCTGCAGCTCGTCCTGGACCAGATCGCCGACCTGCCGGACGAACACCGTGCCGCGTCGTTCGTCTGCACCGTGGCGCTGGTGCTGCCCGGCGGCAAGGAGCACCTGGTCGACGGCCGTCAGGCCGGCCGGCTGCTGCGCGCGCCGCGTGGCGACGGCGGTTTCGGGTACGACCCGATCTTCCTCGGCGAGGGCCAGGAGCGGACCAACGCGGAGCTGACCCCGGAGGAGAAGGACGCGGTCAGCCACCGGGGCAAGGCGCTGCGCGAACTGGCCAAGCTGGCCGCCAAGGTGCTCCCGCCGGTGGCCTGA
- a CDS encoding GNAT family N-acetyltransferase, whose product MFTFLADLYALVYAAPPYQEGPEHVARFRAGLPEEAARPGFTLITAEDDGTLVGAAYGWTMPAGRWWSRANTDPPAEVRDADKIAIMEWIVRPHRRGEGIGAELMRRLLWERPERYATLASDPRSPARAMYARNGWRQVGLSALPWGPSMDLLVLDLARK is encoded by the coding sequence GTGTTTACTTTTCTCGCCGATCTGTATGCGCTCGTCTACGCAGCACCGCCGTATCAGGAGGGTCCCGAGCACGTCGCTCGGTTCCGCGCCGGTTTGCCCGAGGAGGCCGCCCGGCCCGGGTTCACCCTCATCACCGCCGAGGACGACGGGACCCTGGTCGGAGCGGCGTACGGGTGGACCATGCCGGCCGGCCGCTGGTGGTCCCGCGCCAATACCGACCCGCCCGCCGAGGTACGCGACGCCGACAAGATCGCCATCATGGAGTGGATCGTCCGTCCGCACCGCCGTGGTGAGGGAATCGGTGCCGAACTGATGCGCCGGCTCCTGTGGGAGCGACCCGAGCGGTACGCCACGCTCGCGTCCGACCCGCGGTCGCCGGCCCGCGCGATGTACGCGCGCAACGGATGGCGGCAGGTAGGTCTATCCGCCCTCCCCTGGGGGCCGTCGATGGATCTACTCGTCCTCGACCTGGCGCGGAAGTAG